Proteins found in one Cheilinus undulatus linkage group 9, ASM1832078v1, whole genome shotgun sequence genomic segment:
- the LOC121514461 gene encoding troponin I, slow skeletal muscle-like, giving the protein MAEPPRKSKISSSRKLGLKIRLLAVAAQMLQEEKEQKEKEREVALADRVPPLNMSGLSMQDLMDLCKDLHHKIDVVDEERYDIGLKVSKNDSEIENMNLKIIEIQSKFKKPTLKRVKISAEAMLSVLLGSKHKESIDFKANLKTVKKEEEKKEEVTDWRKNVEAMSGMEGRKKLFDASGN; this is encoded by the exons ATGGCTGAGCC ACCT AGGAAATCAAAGATCTCATCCTCTCGAAAACTGGGGTTGAAG ATTCGACTGTTGGCAGTGGCTGCtcagatgctgcaggaggagaaggagcaaaaggagaaggagagagaagtTGCTCTGGCCGACAGAGTTCCTCCTCTTAATATGTCCGGTCTGTCAATGCAGGACCTGATG GATCTTTGCAAAGACTTACACCACAAGATCGATGTAGTCGATGAGGAGCGCTATGACATTGGTCTGAAAGTGTCCAAAAATGACTCAGAG ATTGAAAACATGAATCTGAAGATCATTGAGATTCAGAGTAAGTTCAAGAAACCAACCTTGAAGAGAGTGAAGATCTCAGCTGAAGCCATGCTGAGCGTCCTGCTGGGCTCCAAACACAAGGAGTCCATTGACTTCAAGGCCAACCTTAAGACAGTCaagaaggaagaggagaag AAAGAGGAGGTGACTGACTGGCGTAAAAATGTGGAAGCCATGTCTGGTATGGAGGGCCGGAAGAAGCTGTTTGATGCCTCTGGCAACTAA